The Arcobacter roscoffensis genome segment TTAAAGTATCTATTCTAGCTTCTATATTAAAAGGTGTAAAGTAACATAACATCACTAAACCTTTTTTTGTAGCTGCTGCAAACATTTGCCCTAGTGGTGTATCTATTGTTGTTGTTAAAATAATCTCTTTTGATTGTGTTTTATATTCTCTCATGGTGGGATTTTATCATAAAGAAATTAAGATATAATACAAATATGCAAAATATGGATACTAAAAATATAAAAGTTTTATTTGTAGAAGATGATGATATAGCAAGACAAAATGGTGTTGAGTATTTAGAAAACTATTTCGATTTTGTATATGAAGCAAGTAATGCCTTAGAGGCTTTAAAAATTTTTGAAAAAGAGCAAGCTCATATTATAATCACTGATATACAAATGCCAAAATTAAATGGTTTGGAGTTTGTACAAAAAATAAGACAAAAAGACAAAAAAGTACAAGTTATAGTAATCTCTGCTTTTTGTGATAAAGACTATTTGTTTAAAGCTATAGAGTTACAGCTTGTAAAGTATCTAGTAAAGCCTGTGGATGACAAAAAGTTTGATGAGGCACTAAGCCTTTGTGTGAGTGCATTAAAAGAGGATAGCTCAAATATCATAAAACTAGATGAGCACTTTAGTTTTGATATGTTTAATTTAACTTTGTTTAAAAATGATGAGCTTGTAAAACTAAGAGCAAAAGAGCTTGATTTCTTATCACTACTATTAAAAAATAAAAATAGATATGTAACCCATAGTGAGATTGAAAACTATGTTTGGAGAGATGATGCGATGAGTAAGGATGCTTTAAAGACTTTGGTTAAAAACCTGAAAACAAAAATCCCAAAAGAACTTATCTCAAACCAATGGGGAGTGGGTTATAAAATAGATGTATGATTTAGCCCTTGTTTTAACTTATGGAATTACTTTTGGAATTGTTTTGATGACAATTATATATACTTTTATTAGGTATGTATACTCTAAAGAAATATTTTATATAAGCTATTGTTTGATGCAAATAGCTTCACTTATCTATATAGTTTCTTATAGTTCAATGTTTGATATAAGCATTCTTGTTCAAGAGTTAGCTTTAGTTATTGCTAGTTTAAGTGCCTTGGTCTTTGCTGTAAACTTCTATGAGGGAAAGTTTATACCAAAGATTACAAACTATAAAGAGTTGATACTAAATACTTTTTTATTAAATGTAGTGATACTTACAGCCTTTTACCACTATATGCTTTTTGAGTATTTGCCTTATACTATTATTTATGCTGTTTTATTTATCTCAGTGATTTTTAATCTAAAGCAAGGAATAAAACCAACTTTAGTTTATGTTCTTGGTTGGTCGGTTTTTTGTTTGATACTTTTTATTGGTGACTTCAAAGGCTTTTATACAACAAATGGCTATATGGATTTAGTAATAGTTGCTTTCTCTATTGAAGCAGTGCTATTTACTATGTCAGTAGCTTATAAATACAATAGTTTAAAGCAACAAAGTCAAAATTATGAAGAGATGCTATTTCAGCAATCAAAACTTGCAAAAACTGGACAAATGCTTCAAAATATCACCCATCAATTTAGACAACCTTTAAATAATATTTCATATATCTTGATGAATCTAAAAAAAAGATATGAAAACAAAAGATTAGATGATGAGTTTTTTTTCAAAAAAACCCAACAAGCAAATGAACAGTTACAGTATTTATCTAAAACTATTGAAGATTTTAGACAGTTTTATACACCATCAAAACAAAAAGATAACTTTTTAGTAAAAGATGCAATACAAAAAGCCATAACCATAATAGAACCTGATTTAAAAAAGCACAATATAGAACTTGATTTTAGTATTAATACCCATGAAAATATTGAGATTTATGGAATTTTAAATGAACTATCTCAAGTAATACTATCTTTACTTACAAATGCAAAAGATGAGTTAATAAATCTAGAAAAACCAAAAATAAAATTAGAGTTAGACTCTTCAAGTGCTGAGGTAGTAATAAAAATACTTGATAATGCAGGTGGTATAAAAGATATAAATAAAATTTTTGAACCATATTACACGACAAAAGATGAAGGCTTAGGCATAGGACTTTATTTAGTAAAACAGATAATAGAAGATAGTTTTGAAGGAAAAATCGAAGTTCTAAATCAAAAAGAGGGAGCTTTATTTACCCTCTTTTTGGAAAAAGCTAATTAGTTTTTTTCTTTGAAAAGTGAATTTCTAGGGTAAATAAAAGATAAGTCTTTTGTTTGAGTAGCTTCTTTATTTTCTAAAGCTTTTATATTTACCTTTATACTTAAAGCTGTATCTTTTTTATCTGATAAAAAAAGTCTCTTTTTAGTCTCTAAAATCACTACTTTCTTTACTCTACTGTTTGGTTTTAGTTTAAATGGCTTAAATCTTTTTACATAAAAGTCTTTATTTTGAACATCTAAATTAAAAGTATAGGCTTTGTTACTTGTATTGTGGAAGGTAAATATATAGTTGTTTGAAACTTTTCCTTCATCTTTTATAGTATAAAGCTTAGTTGTTTTGTTTATATTTACTAAGAAATACTCTTTTGTTGAAGCAAAAGATATTGTAAGTATCACACATAAAGCAAGAGATACAAAATAAGCGATATTTCTTTTTGAGAATATTGATACTTTTTTCTTTTTTATAACTTCATTTGTACTTCCCCAGTTAATAAGTGATTCTTTACCCATTTTTCCCATAACAGTATCACAAGCATCACTACACTCTAAACAGTTGATACACTCAACTTGTAAACCTTTTCTAATATCAATATGTGTAGGACATACTTTTACACAGGCTTCACAAGTAGTACATTCATCATTTTTTTCAAGCTCTTTCATTTTGAAAATTGACTTTACATTGTCTTTGTAAATATCTCCACCTCTATTTGTATCATAAACTACTTGTTTTGTGTCATCATCGTAAAGTACTGATTGAATTCTTGAATAAGGACACACATAAACACAGAAGTTCTCTTTCATAAAAACAACATCATAGATTAAAAATAGTGCAATACTTAAAATAAACATTATTAAAAGTGAATGGTTTAGTGGATCTTGAAGTTTAGCAAAGAACTCTTC includes the following:
- a CDS encoding response regulator transcription factor yields the protein MQNMDTKNIKVLFVEDDDIARQNGVEYLENYFDFVYEASNALEALKIFEKEQAHIIITDIQMPKLNGLEFVQKIRQKDKKVQVIVISAFCDKDYLFKAIELQLVKYLVKPVDDKKFDEALSLCVSALKEDSSNIIKLDEHFSFDMFNLTLFKNDELVKLRAKELDFLSLLLKNKNRYVTHSEIENYVWRDDAMSKDALKTLVKNLKTKIPKELISNQWGVGYKIDV
- a CDS encoding sensor histidine kinase codes for the protein MYDLALVLTYGITFGIVLMTIIYTFIRYVYSKEIFYISYCLMQIASLIYIVSYSSMFDISILVQELALVIASLSALVFAVNFYEGKFIPKITNYKELILNTFLLNVVILTAFYHYMLFEYLPYTIIYAVLFISVIFNLKQGIKPTLVYVLGWSVFCLILFIGDFKGFYTTNGYMDLVIVAFSIEAVLFTMSVAYKYNSLKQQSQNYEEMLFQQSKLAKTGQMLQNITHQFRQPLNNISYILMNLKKRYENKRLDDEFFFKKTQQANEQLQYLSKTIEDFRQFYTPSKQKDNFLVKDAIQKAITIIEPDLKKHNIELDFSINTHENIEIYGILNELSQVILSLLTNAKDELINLEKPKIKLELDSSSAEVVIKILDNAGGIKDINKIFEPYYTTKDEGLGIGLYLVKQIIEDSFEGKIEVLNQKEGALFTLFLEKAN
- the ccoG gene encoding cytochrome c oxidase accessory protein CcoG; protein product: MKYTQKRYLTYSIISIVVFLLPFITINGNHLLLLSFEKMQFHFMGFAFNVNELYIMPFLLMLLFIGIFAITSMFGRLWCGWGCPQTIFRVIYRDLIETKLLGMRRHKNKQKDIDYSKKSNQIKKYLAILIWGFLSLVAASNFLWYFVPPEEFFAKLQDPLNHSLLIMFILSIALFLIYDVVFMKENFCVYVCPYSRIQSVLYDDDTKQVVYDTNRGGDIYKDNVKSIFKMKELEKNDECTTCEACVKVCPTHIDIRKGLQVECINCLECSDACDTVMGKMGKESLINWGSTNEVIKKKKVSIFSKRNIAYFVSLALCVILTISFASTKEYFLVNINKTTKLYTIKDEGKVSNNYIFTFHNTSNKAYTFNLDVQNKDFYVKRFKPFKLKPNSRVKKVVILETKKRLFLSDKKDTALSIKVNIKALENKEATQTKDLSFIYPRNSLFKEKN